The nucleotide sequence CGACCATGTATCTTCATGCTCAACAACCTCATGTGTGCGCGTTCGTTCAGATTGAATTCTTTCCCTGCTCTGAAGATAGATCGATTCGCCACTCGAGTCAATCTCCGCTCCGGAAATTTTCAAAATCGCCAGTGGTGGATATGACGCTGTGACATCGGTGAAGGATCCTTCAATGGCGCTGTGGACAAGACGGGGGCTCTGAGAGGCACGACGATGGCTCTGGCGATACTGTATCAACGTCTAACGATATAATAATAATGCGTTTAGCACATACTGTGACATGCCTAACCACGCCAGCGGTGCTTTTCTCGCCCCACGGAAATTGCTATATTGATAGATTCAGTAAGATTACCGATGGCCCCGCCCAGCATTCACAGGGTCTTTTCATGAGTGTACCAGCGTCCCAGAACTCTGCTCAACTTACCGGCGAGCGCAATCCAAAGGGTGGCAACTCCACGGCCACCCTGTGGGAGAGCTTTGACCCGCTCGCCGGCAAGAAGCTCGAAATTGTTGGCCCACACGGCGAGATTATCAATCCGAAGTGGTTTCCGCAGGTCGATGACGAACGGCTGATCCATGCCTACAAGATCATGCTGCTGGCCCGCACGTCCGATCTCCGCGCCGTGAGCTTGCAGCGACAAGGTCGGCTCTACACCTTGCCGCCGAATATCGGGCAAGAGGCGTGCGCCGTCGGGAGCGCGATGGCCATTGAACGCACCGATTGGCTCGTCCAGGCCTATCGCGAGCTCGGCGCGCAACTCATGCACGGGGTGCCGCTCGATCGCTGGTACCTGCTCTGCGCGGGGAGTGAAGCCGGAAACGTCTTTCCCGACGGCATGCGCGTACTGCCGCAGAGCGTGCCGATCGCATCGCAATGTCTGCATGCCGCGGGCATCGCGCATGCCATCAAGTACAAAGGCGGCTCCGAAGTCGCGATCGTCTATTTCGGCGACGGCGCGACCAGCGAAGGCGACTTCCACGAAGCCATGAATTGGGCCGCGGTCTTCAGCTGCCCCGTCATCTTCTTCTGCAACAATAATCAATACGCGATTTCCTACCCGCGCACGAGTCAGACCAAATCGAAGACGATCGCGCAGAAAGCTATCGCGTATGGCATGCCCGGGATTCAGGTTGATGGCAATGACTTGTTCGCCGTCTATCGCGCCACGAGTGATGCCGTCGCCTGGGCGCGCGCCGGAAACGGACCGGTCCTGATCGAAGCGGAAACCTATCGGATGGGTGCGCATACCACCTCCGACGACCCGACCAAATATCGTGATAAGACCGAAGAGGAAGTCTGGAAGCCGCGCGATCCGATTGCCCGCGTCAAGCAGTACCTCCAATCGAAGAAGCTCTGGAACGACAAGCAGGAAGCGGCGTGGAGGACTGAGTGCGAGCAGCAAATCGAGGCGGCCGTGAGGGTCGTCGAGCACCATCAGGCCAG is from candidate division KSB1 bacterium and encodes:
- the pdhA gene encoding pyruvate dehydrogenase (acetyl-transferring) E1 component subunit alpha; this translates as MSVPASQNSAQLTGERNPKGGNSTATLWESFDPLAGKKLEIVGPHGEIINPKWFPQVDDERLIHAYKIMLLARTSDLRAVSLQRQGRLYTLPPNIGQEACAVGSAMAIERTDWLVQAYRELGAQLMHGVPLDRWYLLCAGSEAGNVFPDGMRVLPQSVPIASQCLHAAGIAHAIKYKGGSEVAIVYFGDGATSEGDFHEAMNWAAVFSCPVIFFCNNNQYAISYPRTSQTKSKTIAQKAIAYGMPGIQVDGNDLFAVYRATSDAVAWARAGNGPVLIEAETYRMGAHTTSDDPTKYRDKTEEEVWKPRDPIARVKQYLQSKKLWNDKQEAAWRTECEQQIEAAVRVVEHHQASSPEEIMTHVYKDLCPELREQLADLKQFLAWKEGK